A window from Drosophila nasuta strain 15112-1781.00 chromosome 3, ASM2355853v1, whole genome shotgun sequence encodes these proteins:
- the LOC132791737 gene encoding uncharacterized protein LOC132791737 isoform X2: MQNSVKCLLYQLQRLVHLTQRVSKMCGTILYPQQSQNECLNSKRMKMKEQLSSKQQERNEKKKKKLAALANLIQMNDRERIQEAVDEVQQKRREIDNDDDDNNKDNGKRDQAEDDDGFITVCSKRKPRNRLTIMADSSSETTEAAAAAAADAGEARSSDEPELKRSRNSAGGDGNNTTLDTVDATLITQEQYKSLSTELRRRKRELESVPALTLRDTGRRAHLEIPQDERTPIFLADIQHLLMTALTGKKSPCAPDRWCSADKFNSLSHSVVLILEGLSLFHYLSNESLFAATNRIFETKLEMVMPPQEEGPIIDTIAQIPLTTVQAQKLINEHGSLETAVELNKDPTLFVKAIFPMEKTPPSPEKPTEAPQLHPDDKFPRTKLLLSALQMVDEGYPIPLQGELQARFKSYVFTKKSYAPVTDRSPMFGVDCEMCRTVTGANELTRISIVDEKYETVYETLVRPVNRITDYLTQYSGITAEIMQSVTKKLTEVQREVSALLPPDAILVGQSLNSDLNAMRMMHPYVIDTSVCFNISGVRKRKSKLKHLAKTFLHESIQENEDGHDSIEDSRATLKLVKMKLANSIEFGDEILIQRKRITDILRATCGDGLNNNLYAHAAKRDKRTAIVTVGDLQPRLKKVIQLAEEAVPKDANNAVHVHEVSSPKEAVRKVNEIALENALTIANLLVPEKDFMLESAERTAAKLDGFIERVWNTVAHNGLFMVLMGGSAECQKGVAKIAIKRLGKGNVPPSALLSAVKSTHT; the protein is encoded by the exons ATGCAAAATTCAGTAAAGTGTCTGCTTTATCAACTACAGCGACTAGTTCACCTCACACAACGGGTGAGCAAAATGTGCGGAACAATTCTATATCCCCAGCAGAGTCAGAACGAATG tTTAAACAGCAAGCGAATGAAGATGAAAGAGCAGCTATCATCGAAGCAGCAAGAGCGAAatgagaagaaaaagaaaaaacttgcCGCCTTGGCGAATTTAATACAGATGAACGACAGAGAACGCATACAAGAAGCAGTTGACGAAGTGCAGCAAAAACGGCGCGAAatcgacaacgacgacgacgataaCAACAAAGACAATGGCAAGCGGGATCAGGCGGAGGATGATGACGGTTTTATCACAGTGTGCAGCAAGCGAAAACCGCGAAATCGTTTAACCATCATGGCAGACAGCAGCAGTGAGACAACAGAAGccgcggctgctgctgctgccgatgctGGTGAGGCACGCTCCTCCGATGAGCCGGAATTGAAACGCAGTCGCAACTCAGCTGGCGGTGACGGTAACAACACGACGCTGGACACTGTCGATGCCACCCTCATCACCCAGGAGCAGTACAAATCCCTGTCCACAGAGCTGCGACGACGCAAACGTGAGCTGGAAAGTGTGCCCGCCCTCACTTTACGAGACACAGGCAGACGGGCACACCTGGAGATACCGCAGGACGAGCGCACACCCATCTTTCTGGCCGACATACAGCATCTGCTGATGACGGCGCTCACTGGCAAGAAGAGTCCCTGTGCTCCAGATCGTTGGTGCAGTGCAGATAAGTTCAACAGTTTGTCACACAGTGTGGTATTGATACTGGAGGGTTTGTCGCTCTTTCACTATCTCTCTAACGAGAGTTTGTTTGCGGCAACGAATCGCATATTCGAAACAAAGCTGGAGATGGTGATGCCACCGCAGGAAGAGGGCCCCATTATCGACACAATTGCTCAG ATTCCTCTGACCACTGTGCAGGCTCAGAAGCTCATCAACGAACATGGTTCGCTGGAGACCGCCGTGGAGCTGAACAAGGATCCCACGCTGTTTGTCAAGGCCATTTTCCCCATGGAGAAGACGCCGCCCAGTCCCGAGAAACCCACAGAAGCACCCCAACTGCATCCAGATGACAAGTTTCCGCGCaccaagctgctgctgtccgcCCTGCAAATGGTCGACGAAGGTTATCCAATACCGCTGCAAGGCGAACTGCAAGCCCGCTTCAAGTCTTATGTGTTTACCAAGAAATCGTATGCTCCAGTGACGGATCGTAGTCCCATGTTTGGTGTGGATTGTGAGATGTGTCGCACTGTGACCGGAGCAAATGAATTGACGCGAATTTCCATTGTGGACGAGAAATACGAGACGGTCTACGAGACGCTGGTGCGACCCGTGAATCGCATCACCGACTATCTCACCCAATACTCGGGCATAACGGCCGAGATTATGCAGTCGGTGACGAAGAAGCTGACGGAAGTGCAGCGTGAGGTGTCAGCGCTGTTGCCACCGGATGCCATCTTGGTGGGACAATCGCTGAACTCCGATTTGAATGCGATGCGCATGATGCATCCGTATGTGATCGACACGAGTGTGTGCTTCAACATTTCGGGTGTGCGCAAGCGCAAGAGCAAGCTGAAGCATTTGGCCAAGACGTTTCTGCACGAGAGCATCCAGGAGAACGAGGATGGTCACGATTCCATTGAGGATTCGCGTGCCACGCTCAAGCTGGTCAAAATGAAGCTAGCCAACAGCATCGAGTTCGGCGACGAAATTCTCATCCAGCGCAAACGCATTACAGACATTCTGCGCGCCACCTGTGGCGATGGGTTAAACAACAATCTTTATGCACATGCCGCGAAGCGGGACAAACGCACTGCAATCGTGACCGTTGGAGATCTGCAGCCGCGTCTCAAGAAGGTGATACAATTGGCCGAGGAGGCGGTGCCCAAGGATGCGAACAATGCGGTGCATGTACATGAGGTGTCGAGTCCCAAGGAGGCGGTGCGTAAAGTCAACGAAATTGCGTTGGAGAATGCGCTGACAATTGCCAATTTGTTGGTGCCCGAGAAGGATTTTATGCTGGAGAGCGCAGAGCGCACAGCAGCCAAGCTGGATGGATTCATAGAACGCGTCTGGAATACCGTTGCTCACAATGGACTGTTCATGGTGCTCATGGGTGGCTCGGCGGAGTGCCAGAAGGGTGTTGCCAAGATTGCCATCAAGCGATTGGGCAAAGGCAACGTACCGCCGTCTGCACTTCTCTCTGCTGTCaagtcaacacacacataa
- the LOC132791738 gene encoding innexin inx5, giving the protein MYTAVKPLSKYLQLKSVRIYDGIFTLHAKCTCAILLAFTFLLSSKQYFGDPVVCISGIPQKDFVVSHCWTMGMYIMDYDDGPSIANLTKEIQYGYSRQYYNQSLEKNLLNNVLGLKNENGRERIFLRYYQWVVPVLLLQSFIFYLPAFLWKKWEGGRLKNLCANLEDTLTLTEKTNKHLSRLAFYFSQDHKESHLHYFVCYTFCEVLNFIISICNIKLLNVFLVDFWSHYIKAVAAVPAYNWDEWNRITTRIFPKIAKCQILKFGGSGSLEYHDNLCLLPLNTLNEKIFVFLWFWFILMAFLAALKLIYRSVYICNRGLRLQVLRAQTRFMSKATIWHAVSGFSCGDWFFLMRVSSNISPEHFGQLMRMVCGKRSGIEKSGSHNIDTS; this is encoded by the exons atgtatacagCTGTTAAGCCGCTGTCAAAGTACTTGCAACTGAAGTCGGTGCGCATTTACGACGGCATTTTCACGCTGCACGCCAAATGCACTTGTGCCATTTTGTTGGCTTTCACTTTTCTGCTCTCATCGAAGCAATACTTTGGTGATCCTGTGGTCTGCATATCTGGCATACCACAAAAGGACTTTGTTGTATCGCATTGCTGGACCATGGGCATGTATATTATGGACTACGACGACGGTCCATCCATAGCAAATCTTACCAAAGAAATCCAATATGGCTACAGCAGGCAGTATTACAATCAGTCACTGGAGAAAAATTTGCTAAACAATGTGCTGGGATTGAAGAATGAAAACGGACGTGAACGCATCTTTCTACGCTACTATCAGTGGGTTGTGCCCGtattgctgctgcagtcgttCATCTTCTACCTACCGGCATTTCTCTGGAAGAAATGGGAGGGCGGACGACTCAAGAATCTTTGTGCCAATCTCGAAGATACATTGACTCTGACGgagaaaacaaacaagcatCTAAGCCGCTTGGCTTTTTACTTCTCTCAGGATCACAAGGAATCCCACTTGCACTACTTTGTCTGCTACACCTTCTGTGAAGTTCTGAATTTCATCATTAGT ATTTGCAACATAAAGCTCCTGAATGTGTTTCTGGTCGACTTCTGGTCACATTACATTAAGGCCGTGGCTGCTGTGCCCGCCTACAACTGGGATGAATGGAATCGCATCACCACACGTATCTTTCCCAAGATTGCCAAGTGTCAGATCCTGAAGTTTGGCGGCAGCGGAAGCTTGGAGTACCATGATAATCTCTGTCTGTTGCCGCTAAACACATTGAACGAGAAGATCTTTGTCTTCTTGTGGTTTTGGTTCATTTTGATGGCTTTTCTGGCTGCTCTCAAGCTCATCTATCGCTCCGTCTACATCTGCAATCGTGGTCTACGTCTCCAAGTGCTGCGCGCCCAAACTCGTTTCATGTCGAAGGCCACTATTTGGCATGCTGTGAGCGGCTTTAGCTGCGGCGATTGGTTCTTCCTGATGCGCGTGAGCAGTAATATCAGTCCAGAGCATTTCGGTCAGTTGATGCGCATGGTGTGCGGCAAGCGTTCTGGCATTGAAAAGTCTGGCTCGCATAATATTGACACCTCTTGA
- the LOC132791737 gene encoding uncharacterized protein LOC132791737 isoform X1: MQNSVKCLLYQLQRLVHLTQRVSKMCGTILYPQQSQNECLNSKRMKMKEQLSSKQQERNEKKKKKLAALANLIQMNDRERIQEAVDEVQQKRREIDNDDDDNNKDNGKRDQAEDDDGFITVCSKRKPRNRLTIMADSSSETTEAAAAAAADAGEARSSDEPELKRSRNSAGGDGNNTTLDTVDATLITQEQYKSLSTELRRRKRELESVPALTLRDTGRRAHLEIPQDERTPIFLADIQHLLMTALTGKKSPCAPDRWCSADKFNSLSHSVVLILEGLSLFHYLSNESLFAATNRIFETKLEMVMPPQEEGPIIDTIAQLALLQIPLTTVQAQKLINEHGSLETAVELNKDPTLFVKAIFPMEKTPPSPEKPTEAPQLHPDDKFPRTKLLLSALQMVDEGYPIPLQGELQARFKSYVFTKKSYAPVTDRSPMFGVDCEMCRTVTGANELTRISIVDEKYETVYETLVRPVNRITDYLTQYSGITAEIMQSVTKKLTEVQREVSALLPPDAILVGQSLNSDLNAMRMMHPYVIDTSVCFNISGVRKRKSKLKHLAKTFLHESIQENEDGHDSIEDSRATLKLVKMKLANSIEFGDEILIQRKRITDILRATCGDGLNNNLYAHAAKRDKRTAIVTVGDLQPRLKKVIQLAEEAVPKDANNAVHVHEVSSPKEAVRKVNEIALENALTIANLLVPEKDFMLESAERTAAKLDGFIERVWNTVAHNGLFMVLMGGSAECQKGVAKIAIKRLGKGNVPPSALLSAVKSTHT; encoded by the exons ATGCAAAATTCAGTAAAGTGTCTGCTTTATCAACTACAGCGACTAGTTCACCTCACACAACGGGTGAGCAAAATGTGCGGAACAATTCTATATCCCCAGCAGAGTCAGAACGAATG tTTAAACAGCAAGCGAATGAAGATGAAAGAGCAGCTATCATCGAAGCAGCAAGAGCGAAatgagaagaaaaagaaaaaacttgcCGCCTTGGCGAATTTAATACAGATGAACGACAGAGAACGCATACAAGAAGCAGTTGACGAAGTGCAGCAAAAACGGCGCGAAatcgacaacgacgacgacgataaCAACAAAGACAATGGCAAGCGGGATCAGGCGGAGGATGATGACGGTTTTATCACAGTGTGCAGCAAGCGAAAACCGCGAAATCGTTTAACCATCATGGCAGACAGCAGCAGTGAGACAACAGAAGccgcggctgctgctgctgccgatgctGGTGAGGCACGCTCCTCCGATGAGCCGGAATTGAAACGCAGTCGCAACTCAGCTGGCGGTGACGGTAACAACACGACGCTGGACACTGTCGATGCCACCCTCATCACCCAGGAGCAGTACAAATCCCTGTCCACAGAGCTGCGACGACGCAAACGTGAGCTGGAAAGTGTGCCCGCCCTCACTTTACGAGACACAGGCAGACGGGCACACCTGGAGATACCGCAGGACGAGCGCACACCCATCTTTCTGGCCGACATACAGCATCTGCTGATGACGGCGCTCACTGGCAAGAAGAGTCCCTGTGCTCCAGATCGTTGGTGCAGTGCAGATAAGTTCAACAGTTTGTCACACAGTGTGGTATTGATACTGGAGGGTTTGTCGCTCTTTCACTATCTCTCTAACGAGAGTTTGTTTGCGGCAACGAATCGCATATTCGAAACAAAGCTGGAGATGGTGATGCCACCGCAGGAAGAGGGCCCCATTATCGACACAATTGCTCAG CTTGCTCTCTTGCAGATTCCTCTGACCACTGTGCAGGCTCAGAAGCTCATCAACGAACATGGTTCGCTGGAGACCGCCGTGGAGCTGAACAAGGATCCCACGCTGTTTGTCAAGGCCATTTTCCCCATGGAGAAGACGCCGCCCAGTCCCGAGAAACCCACAGAAGCACCCCAACTGCATCCAGATGACAAGTTTCCGCGCaccaagctgctgctgtccgcCCTGCAAATGGTCGACGAAGGTTATCCAATACCGCTGCAAGGCGAACTGCAAGCCCGCTTCAAGTCTTATGTGTTTACCAAGAAATCGTATGCTCCAGTGACGGATCGTAGTCCCATGTTTGGTGTGGATTGTGAGATGTGTCGCACTGTGACCGGAGCAAATGAATTGACGCGAATTTCCATTGTGGACGAGAAATACGAGACGGTCTACGAGACGCTGGTGCGACCCGTGAATCGCATCACCGACTATCTCACCCAATACTCGGGCATAACGGCCGAGATTATGCAGTCGGTGACGAAGAAGCTGACGGAAGTGCAGCGTGAGGTGTCAGCGCTGTTGCCACCGGATGCCATCTTGGTGGGACAATCGCTGAACTCCGATTTGAATGCGATGCGCATGATGCATCCGTATGTGATCGACACGAGTGTGTGCTTCAACATTTCGGGTGTGCGCAAGCGCAAGAGCAAGCTGAAGCATTTGGCCAAGACGTTTCTGCACGAGAGCATCCAGGAGAACGAGGATGGTCACGATTCCATTGAGGATTCGCGTGCCACGCTCAAGCTGGTCAAAATGAAGCTAGCCAACAGCATCGAGTTCGGCGACGAAATTCTCATCCAGCGCAAACGCATTACAGACATTCTGCGCGCCACCTGTGGCGATGGGTTAAACAACAATCTTTATGCACATGCCGCGAAGCGGGACAAACGCACTGCAATCGTGACCGTTGGAGATCTGCAGCCGCGTCTCAAGAAGGTGATACAATTGGCCGAGGAGGCGGTGCCCAAGGATGCGAACAATGCGGTGCATGTACATGAGGTGTCGAGTCCCAAGGAGGCGGTGCGTAAAGTCAACGAAATTGCGTTGGAGAATGCGCTGACAATTGCCAATTTGTTGGTGCCCGAGAAGGATTTTATGCTGGAGAGCGCAGAGCGCACAGCAGCCAAGCTGGATGGATTCATAGAACGCGTCTGGAATACCGTTGCTCACAATGGACTGTTCATGGTGCTCATGGGTGGCTCGGCGGAGTGCCAGAAGGGTGTTGCCAAGATTGCCATCAAGCGATTGGGCAAAGGCAACGTACCGCCGTCTGCACTTCTCTCTGCTGTCaagtcaacacacacataa